TTGTGGTGAAACAGGCTATCCGGCTCCGGGATGAAGGGCTTTCGGGGAAAGAAATCTATGAAAAGATAAATTTACTTGCGAAAAAAGTCGAAATGCTTGCAATTCTTGACACATTGAAGTATCTTGTTAAAGGAGGAAGACTTTCCAGCACAAAAGGATTCGTGGGAAACATGCTGGGAATCAAGCCGATCGTCTCCGTAAAGGATGGAATCATCTCCCAATACGGGCAGAAACGCGGCATGAGAAACGCCCTGGATTCCGCGGTCCGCGATATCCGGGCCCTTCCGGATTACGACCCCCGGATGCCGGTCGGTTTCTCCCATGCCGACAACATGGCGGACGTCGATTACCTGCGCACCCATTTCAGGGACGGAGACGTGTTTGATATGGGCAGCGTGGTGGGAACCCACGGAGGGCCCCGCGCGATTGCGATCGCCTATTTCCGCCGGTAGGACAGGCCCCGGCCTCCGCTTTGAAAAACTGATGGACGATTACGCCCTCACCGGCTCCCCCCGGTGATTAAAAAGCCCGAAAACTTCTGCGCCTGCAGAAAGCTTTCGGGCTTTTTTCATCTTTTAAAAGAGCGCCGTTTATTCCGTCATCAGGCGATACATCGCTTCCAGGCAGATCTGCGCGTGCTGCATAAACCTTTCGACCTCGATGTTCTCGTTGGAATTATGCACGCGGCGATCCGGCTCATCCTGGAAAAACGGGCCGAACGCGACCCCGCGTCCCTTGACGGTGCGGGCATAGGTTCCCCCGCCCGTGGAGTACAGCTCGGCGGGCTGCCCGGTGACCGCTTGATAGGAGCGGCTCAGAAGCGGGATGAGCGGGCTGCTCTCGGGCAGATAGAGCGGCGGCGTATTCTCGGAAACGCCGATCGTAAAGCCCGCCTTTTCCACCCGTTCTTTCAGCGTTCGGGCGATCTCTTCGCCGTCCGACGTGACGGGATACCGGATGTCGATTTCCGCCCGCGCCGAATCCGGCTGGATGTTCAGGATCCCGAGGTTGAGCGTCAAAGCCCCGGACTGGGCGTCGCTCTGTCTGACGCCCATGGAAGCCCCATCCGTCTCGGTTCCGATGACGCCATCCAAAAACGAAAGGAAGCCGCCGAGGGCTTCGGCGCCGAACGAGCGGGCCAGAAGCCGCACCAGATGGGCTGCGGCGTTGAACCCCGCCCGCGGCTGCATGGCGTGCGCCGCCTTGCCAAGAGACGTGACATAGGCGCCGTACGGCGTGCGCTCCACCTGAAACGTCCCCTCCTGTCCGTCCGCCGTTTTCTTCAGGTTCTCATATTCCGCGACGCTGCACACGATCTGTGCCTCGGCCCGGTCGGGGACGGCGTTGACCACGCTTCCCGCGCGGAACCTTCTCACGACGCCCGAGTCGTTCTTCCGGCCGCTGATGCTGAACCGGAGGATCCCCTTTTCCCGGTTGCAGATTCCGTATTCCGAGTCGGGGGTAAAGGCCATTTCGGGAAGCGGCTCCTTTGAAAAATATTGCGGCATGTCATCCATGCCGATCTCCTCCCCCGCGCCGAAAATGGCGCGCAGGCGGCGTTTTCCCGTAATTCCCTCGTCTTTCAGGACTTTCAGGCAGTACAGCGTCACAACGGCCGCACCTTTGTCGTCGGCCGTTCCGCGCCCGTAAATCAGGCCGCCGCGGCGAACGGGGGTAAAGGGATCGGTATCCCAGCCGCTGCCCGCGGGGACCACATCCACATGGCTCAGCACTGCGGCGTATT
This window of the Ruminococcaceae bacterium BL-6 genome carries:
- a CDS encoding M20_dimer domain-containing protein — protein: MAEVFGSKIKKYQEDIIRDIGTLVAIPSVCGPAAPGMPYGEPSYRALECILGMARGMGFETKNVDGYAGHAEYGTGPEYAAVLSHVDVVPAGSGWDTDPFTPVRRGGLIYGRGTADDKGAAVVTLYCLKVLKDEGITGKRRLRAIFGAGEEIGMDDMPQYFSKEPLPEMAFTPDSEYGICNREKGILRFSISGRKNDSGVVRRFRAGSVVNAVPDRAEAQIVCSVAEYENLKKTADGQEGTFQVERTPYGAYVTSLGKAAHAMQPRAGFNAAAHLVRLLARSFGAEALGGFLSFLDGVIGTETDGASMGVRQSDAQSGALTLNLGILNIQPDSARAEIDIRYPVTSDGEEIARTLKERVEKAGFTIGVSENTPPLYLPESSPLIPLLSRSYQAVTGQPAELYSTGGGTYARTVKGRGVAFGPFFQDEPDRRVHNSNENIEVERFMQHAQICLEAMYRLMTE
- a CDS encoding DegV family protein — encoded protein: MSVKIIADSTSDFSIQEAEKLGIELVPLKVSFGDEEYIDKFTITNRQFYEKLKSSDVMPTTAQVSPQQFLDVYAKYPSDDIVGIFLSHNLSGTYQSAMIAKEESGRENVYPVDSASVTVGEALVVKQAIRLRDEGLSGKEIYEKINLLAKKVEMLAILDTLKYLVKGGRLSSTKGFVGNMLGIKPIVSVKDGIISQYGQKRGMRNALDSAVRDIRALPDYDPRMPVGFSHADNMADVDYLRTHFRDGDVFDMGSVVGTHGGPRAIAIAYFRR